The Veillonellales bacterium genome includes the window CATGGCTTGATTGGTTGCACTTGCGTCGACGTCGCAGCCCAACGCATACTGGCCGCCAAGGGTTAATGATGGAAGTTGGCTTTTGTAATTGTTAGCATTGAGAACGGTATAGATTTGACCGCCGATACTCAGAGTAGGACTGTTTCCCGACAGAGTGATTTTCGCGCCGCTGCCCAAGCTGTATTTCCCACCGGAACCATAGGTCAGGACCATACCAGCGTTATCGCCGCTGGCGGTAATGTTGGCACTAACATTGATATTGTTGGCAGCGGACAGTGTCAGCTTAGTATTAGCCGACCAGCTTACCGCAGCATTAACATTGATATCGCCAGCCTCGCTGCCTATCGTAGCTGTTGAAATACCAATATTACTCCCGCCGAGATTGGCAGCCAAGGTATCGGCGCCAATGCCACTGTCGGTTTGTGCACCACTGCCACTGGTAATAGTAAAATTGGCAGGGTCGAGTAGCCAATTGCCGCTCATGCCTTTTGCAGCCGTAGTAGTTACCCTGGCCGTACTGCCGACGGTCAAATGTTTACCCGAGGTTTCTACCTTTCCGCCGTTACCGTTTTCGCTACCACCTTTGCCCGTTATCGCGCCGTTAAAATCCGTAGTTTTATCGGCCCAAACGACGACCTTGCCGCCGCTGCCGCTGGTAACGGCATCGGCCTTGAGTGCGACATCCGCTGCTATCGTGGTCGTTGCCGCATGCTGCTCGGTGCCGCTGCCCTGGTAGTTGCCGCCGACCAGGATCGTACCGCCGCCCTGGTCGCCAGAAGCGTCAAGCGCAGCATTGGCGACGCTGATATTGTTGCCCAGGATTTTAATCGTTCCGCCGGTCTGGCCGCTTGCTTTGCCGGAGGCGTCCAGCGTACCGCTGACCTGTACTGTGCCGTTATCGCCGCCGTCTAACAAAATGACGCCGTTTTTCGCGTTGATGCTTTTGGCCCGGACGACGCCGCTGTTGTTAACCGCCGTTGCGGCTAAAATATCGGCTGCTCTCGCGGTCATGATGACTTTGCCGCCGTCGGCTTCCATGAGGTTTTTATTTTCTGCCAGGGCGTTGACCGCCGACTGGTTGACAGCGAGACTCAACATGCCGTCGCCGTCCATATCCAAAGTGACAGCATTGCCCGTGCCTAAAGCGACTGTGCCTTTATTGGCGACGATAACGCCCTGATTGGAGACTTGTCCGCCCAAGAGAGCTACAGAACCGCCGTCAGTCGCCGTGATGGTTCCCTGGTTGACGACCGAGCCGCCATTGCCGGTGAAGTTGTATTTTCCGGTTTGAAAGTCTTTATCACTCAGGCTCAGTGTCGATGCCACTAGGCCGCCGACATTGACCTGGGCGCCTTTAGCGAATAATACGCCGTTGGGGTTGATAAGAAAGACTTTGCCGTTGGCGTTCAATTGGCCGTAGATGCTGGAAGCGTTGTTGCCGAGAACCCGGTTAAGGGCAACGGAACTGGCTCCCGGCTGATAGAAGTTCACCTTTTCATTGGCCGCGATGTTGAAGCTTTGCCAGTTGATGCCCATTTTGTCGGTAGTCTGGGTAATGTTGGTGGTATTTCCCTTTTGGGCGATGCTACCCGCACCGGACACGACTTGTCCGCCCTGGGGACTTGCGTACGCCCCTGTCATCGTGGAGAACAGGATACTTGCCGCCGCTACCGGCGGCAGCAGCCTTTTGGCAACCCGGGATGCCATTTGGATGACGTTATTTTTCACTGCCCGCTTTTTCTGCTTAGCTGGCCGGTATATCGCCCAGTGGGGTTTGCCCCGCTGCCAAGATCGACGCCATTTTCGTTGTATTTTCATTGTGCCTTCCTCCTTGTCTATCTTAACTTTTACGTGCTATGGGTAACGAGGATTTGTCATTGCGAACGCAGCGAAGCGGAGTGCGGCAATCCCTCTGACCTAAGGCGCAGCACCGGAGATCGCCGCGTCGCTATCGCTCCTCGCGATGACAATAAGGATGGTTTAAAAATATTTTATCGTTTGCAGCCAGACGCGCCCGTTGTCGTCGGGAGCCGAGGCTGCCGGATTGTCGGTGGTAATCTTCCAGGCGTAATCGAGACGCACAGCATAGCCGTCCGGGCTGTTCCAGATGAGGCCGAGCCCGGCGCCGGCCAGGACGCGTTTATTCTCCCCCGCTCCGGCCCAGGAATTTTTATTGATCCGGGCTTTGCCGTTATCGTAAAAGGCAGCCAGTTGGAAGTTGGGCTTTGGCAGATTCCAGCGGAATTCTCCGGTAAAGAGATAGCCTTCGTCGCAAGAGGCTTCACCGACCGGATAGGCCCGTACGCCGGTGGGGCCGCCAAGCTGCAGTTTTTCCGAAGAGTCCAGGTTTTTATCGGACAGTTGGCCGGTAAAAGAAGCATACAGGGTTAATCGGTCATTGATGTACTGGAGCCGCCTTCCGGTCATTTCGGTTTTGCCGAAGCTGCCGCCGGCCTTGGCATTGGCGTCGCTGGCGACGGCGTCGCCCGAATCAAGGCTGAGATCACCTTTTTCATAAGTCAGGCTGAAGCTGTTGACTCCGCCGCCGCCAAAGTTGTCCCGGCTGTCGCCGCTTAGGCCGAATACCCACACCTCGGCTCGTTTTCGGTTGTCGGAAGCGTTTCGGTCAATTTGATCCTTTAGCAATTTGTTATCGTATTCCACTCTGGCGTTCAGGTTGAAATCCCGGGAACGCTTGAGGGCAAAGGTTTCATAGAGGCTGGTGGTCTTCGACACGCCGCTGGCCCCCAGGGGGGCAAAGGTATTGCCCAGCAGGTAATGCATCTGTGAATAGCCTACGCCGAATTTGGCTCCCTCGCCGCCGGTGGGGATCAGATAATCGGTGCTGTAGTTGTACATCCCGCTGCCGGCGTACACGCCGCCTACATTCAGGAGGTCGCCGCGACCGGAAAAGTCATTGATATTCAGGGAAACCCCGAGCCGGTTCTTGCCAGTATAACAGTTGCCCCAGTTGTCGGCGTAAGTCTGGCCGTTTATTTTCGCGGTATCGGTGATGGCGACGACAAGATCGGAGGTGCCGGCGTCCACGCCGGGGACTAACGTCGCTTTGACGCTGACGCCGCTCAGGTCATTCAGAAAGAGCAGTGTCCGGTCAAGCTTGTCCTTCTGGACATAGTCGCCGCTGTTGAGGCCGCTCAAAAAGTTTACTGCCACAGCGGTTTTCAGGCCGGAGTGATTCTGGATGTCGATTTTGCCGTACCGGCCGATGATGACGGCGATTTCGACAACGCCGTCTTTTACGGCCTGAGCCGGGATATAACCATTAGCCACCAGATAGCCCTGTTGGCGAAGGTGCTGGGTGATTTTAGCGGCAAGGTTATTGAGATCCGTCAGAGTCAGTTCCCTGCCCGCCTCGCTGGCTACCAGCGCTAACAGTTCTTCCTGTGGTACCGGCGGCAGCGCCCCGGTAATCCGAAAGCTGCTTACGGCAATTCTTTGACCGCCACCGTTTTCTGCCGCCGCTTTCTGACCTTCGACGGTAATTTGCGGTGTCTCATGCACCGGCTGCTGCAGAACCGGCTGTTTGTTCCCCCCCAGTACGATGCCGGCATCCGGCTGCACTGCGGCATAAACCGGGCAGGCTGCCATGGATAGCAGCGTTAAACCGGTGAGAATTCGTTTTTTGTGCTGTGCAAAGTTGTTAAGCATTGATTTCTCCTTTTTCAATATACTTTTGGGGTGAAATGTAAGCTATATAAGTCCCTGCTATTGGCTGTTCACTATCTTCAGCCGCGTGCTATTCACTTTAGCTAATTGCTCTCAGCCCATTGCTCCTGTTATGGCTTGTGTCAAGTCCTCCATATTCTTCAGCTTCAGTTCGCTGCTGATAACAACCAGCGAGGCTTCGGGCCCTTCCAGGCCGATCAGTTTCATGCCGGGAAACCGAAAGAGCAGCGAGCCGACACTGGCGTCATCGGCATCCTGCATATCAAAAATGACTACGTCGGGAACAATAATCGCCAACGCGGCCAGCGTGGCCGCTATCGGCAATTCCACATAGGTAACCCGAAACGCGCTGCTATCTTTCAGTCTGGCCGCCAGCCCGGCCACTAGCAGAGATTTGCCGAGGATGACCACTTCCAAAGATTTTGGCATTGCCTTAAACTCCTTTACCAGAACTTTTTTGCTGCTTTCAGACATAAAAAACAAAAATGGAACATATTTCTATGTTCCATTTTAGCAAGTTATATTTTTTTTGACCCTGTCAAAAGTAACAGGGTCAAAAAATTTTTTTAAAATTTTTATTAAAAATTCAGATGGGAAATATGGGCGAGCAACTGTGTCCGGTTCGTCAAATGAAGCTTGCCGATAATCTCGTTCACATGATAGCACACGGTTCTTTCACTGATGGTAAGCGCCGCACCGATTTCTTTATACGTCATCCCCTGGGCCAGCAAATTCAGTACCTCGGCCTGACGGGGACTCAACTCCGGCTGTTCCGGCACTGCCGGCTTTACAGGCTGTTTTTCGCCAGTGCTCCGGTCTTGGGCGGCAAACTCCCGCAAAATCCGCTTCGCCATTCCTGAGGCCAGCACTGCCTCACCGGCGGCCAGCCGCCACAGCTCCGTCAAAAATTGCTGTGAATTCATGCCCTTAAGCAAATAGCCGGATGCTCCGGCCCGGATCGCAGCGAATAAATGCTCATCATCTTCCGATACCGTCAGCATGACAATCTCTATTGCCGGAAAGTCCCGTTTGATCAATCGTGTGGCTTCAATCCCGTCACAGCCGGCCATCTGGACATCCATGACAATCATCTCCGGCTGAAGCATCGCGACCTTGTTCAAAGCCTCCAGGCCACTCCCCGCCGTACCGATTACCTCGATGCCGTTGTCCTGCAAAAAGCTTTTCAGCCCTTCCAGATATAAAAAGTTATCATCAACCAACAGTAATTTCATGGCTTTGCCCTCCCTTGCCAAGGGGCAGCCGGACAGTCACCCGTGTCCCGGCACCCGGAGCAGAATCTATTCTCAGCCCCCCGCCGATCTCGCCGGCCCGCTCCTGCATAATACTGAGACCGTGACGGTTATCTTTAGCAGCAAGCACAGCCGGATCAAAACCGCTGCCATCGTCTTCAATCACAACGACAGCCTGTCCCTCAGCGATATAAAATGATACGGTAGCCTGACTGGCACAGGCGTGTTTACGAATATTGGCCATGGCTTCCTGAATAATCCGCAGCAACTGCAATTCCACGCTCGGCGAGAACTGCGCCGCAATTTCCGGGGAAATCAGCAAATCGGTATGAATCCCATAGGTACGCTCGTACCATTCTATAAACTCATGAAGCGCCGGCACAAGCCCTTTGCCGGAACCGGACTTCAATCCGGCCAGCGACTCGCGGACACTGCGATGAAAGTCGCCGCTGAGCGCCACCAGCTTCTGCAGTCTGCTGTCAGCTTCGTCCAGCCGCCGCCCGGCCAAAAGATTGCGCAGCTGCTCATACTGCAGTTTCAAATAGCTCCAAATCTGGCCCGACCCATCATGCAGTTCCCGCCGCAGCCGGTCCCGCTCGGTCGCGATGACCAAGGCTTTTTGCTGCTCGGCAATCCGGGCCTGCGCCTTTTTCAACTCCGTAATATCCTCCAAAACGATGGCCTTGCCCATCTCATGGTTTCTC containing:
- a CDS encoding ShlB/FhaC/HecB family hemolysin secretion/activation protein produces the protein MLNNFAQHKKRILTGLTLLSMAACPVYAAVQPDAGIVLGGNKQPVLQQPVHETPQITVEGQKAAAENGGGQRIAVSSFRITGALPPVPQEELLALVASEAGRELTLTDLNNLAAKITQHLRQQGYLVANGYIPAQAVKDGVVEIAVIIGRYGKIDIQNHSGLKTAVAVNFLSGLNSGDYVQKDKLDRTLLFLNDLSGVSVKATLVPGVDAGTSDLVVAITDTAKINGQTYADNWGNCYTGKNRLGVSLNINDFSGRGDLLNVGGVYAGSGMYNYSTDYLIPTGGEGAKFGVGYSQMHYLLGNTFAPLGASGVSKTTSLYETFALKRSRDFNLNARVEYDNKLLKDQIDRNASDNRKRAEVWVFGLSGDSRDNFGGGGVNSFSLTYEKGDLSLDSGDAVASDANAKAGGSFGKTEMTGRRLQYINDRLTLYASFTGQLSDKNLDSSEKLQLGGPTGVRAYPVGEASCDEGYLFTGEFRWNLPKPNFQLAAFYDNGKARINKNSWAGAGENKRVLAGAGLGLIWNSPDGYAVRLDYAWKITTDNPAASAPDDNGRVWLQTIKYF
- a CDS encoding response regulator transcription factor encodes the protein MKLLLVDDNFLYLEGLKSFLQDNGIEVIGTAGSGLEALNKVAMLQPEMIVMDVQMAGCDGIEATRLIKRDFPAIEIVMLTVSEDDEHLFAAIRAGASGYLLKGMNSQQFLTELWRLAAGEAVLASGMAKRILREFAAQDRSTGEKQPVKPAVPEQPELSPRQAEVLNLLAQGMTYKEIGAALTISERTVCYHVNEIIGKLHLTNRTQLLAHISHLNF